The following coding sequences lie in one Streptomyces venezuelae genomic window:
- a CDS encoding ferredoxin reductase has protein sequence MVTTPLLPSDYLDLVSPLRAGADLRGRIEAVHPETDDAATIVIRPGRGWRGHTAGQYVRIGVDVDGVRLWRAYSLTSPTHRRDGRVTITVKAIPDGKVSNHLVRRARPGTLIQLDQPTGDFVLPPAKPAKVLYLTAGSGITPVMGMLRDTRFDDVVMVHCAPRPQDVIFRDELHGLVGEKKLRLTEVHTDTDGMLDIARLDELVPDWTERETWACGPAGLLDAAEKQWSEYGVPERLHTERFRPSVVVAGDGGEVTFSATGRTAAADGATPLLDVGEEAGVLMPSGCRMGICFGCITPLKSGAVRDLRTGEITEAEPGVLIQTCVSAAAGPCDIER, from the coding sequence ATGGTCACGACGCCGCTGCTGCCGTCGGACTACCTCGACCTGGTCAGCCCGCTGCGCGCGGGCGCCGACCTGCGCGGGCGCATCGAGGCCGTGCACCCCGAGACGGATGACGCCGCGACCATCGTGATCAGACCGGGACGGGGCTGGCGCGGTCACACGGCCGGTCAGTACGTGCGGATCGGGGTCGACGTCGACGGGGTGCGCCTGTGGCGTGCCTACTCCCTCACGTCGCCGACACACCGCAGGGACGGGCGCGTCACGATCACCGTGAAGGCGATCCCGGACGGCAAGGTCAGCAACCACCTGGTCCGCAGGGCGCGACCGGGCACGCTCATCCAGCTCGACCAGCCGACCGGTGACTTCGTGCTGCCGCCGGCCAAACCCGCCAAGGTGCTCTACCTGACGGCCGGCAGCGGCATCACGCCCGTGATGGGCATGCTGCGCGACACCCGTTTCGACGACGTCGTCATGGTCCACTGCGCGCCGCGCCCGCAGGACGTGATCTTCCGCGACGAACTGCACGGCCTGGTCGGGGAGAAGAAGCTGCGGCTCACCGAGGTGCACACCGACACGGACGGCATGCTCGACATCGCCCGCCTCGACGAACTCGTGCCCGACTGGACCGAGCGCGAGACCTGGGCCTGCGGGCCCGCGGGCCTGCTCGACGCCGCCGAGAAGCAGTGGAGCGAGTACGGCGTACCGGAGCGCCTGCACACCGAACGTTTCCGTCCGAGCGTCGTCGTCGCCGGCGACGGCGGCGAGGTCACGTTCAGTGCCACCGGCAGGACCGCCGCCGCGGACGGCGCCACGCCGTTGCTGGACGTCGGCGAGGAGGCCGGTGTGCTCATGCCCTCCGGGTGCCGCATGGGCATCTGCTTCGGCTGCATCACACCGCTCAAGTCGGGCGCCGTCCGTGACCTGCGCACCGGCGAGATCACCGAGGCCGAGCCGGGCGTCCTCATCCAGACCTGCGTGTCCGCCGCCGCGGGCCCCTGTGACATCGAACGGTAG
- a CDS encoding HIT family protein — protein sequence MSTGHHAPGCVFCEVGAGTRPARVVAATADTLTFLPLDPVHPGHVLVVPRRHVVDIWDLDEATAAAVGTAVLRAAHAVRAVHRPEGLNVIQSSGAVATQSVFHLHVHVVPRYTGDRMPRLWPEAAETDADRLDDSARRLRAALAIPRNPALRHASLQHESLQHE from the coding sequence ATGAGCACCGGACACCACGCCCCCGGCTGCGTCTTCTGCGAGGTCGGAGCGGGAACCCGACCGGCCCGTGTCGTCGCCGCAACAGCCGACACCCTGACCTTCCTCCCGCTCGACCCGGTCCACCCGGGACACGTCCTCGTCGTGCCCCGCCGCCACGTCGTGGACATCTGGGACCTCGACGAGGCGACGGCGGCGGCCGTCGGGACGGCGGTGCTCAGGGCCGCACACGCGGTCCGGGCGGTCCACCGCCCCGAGGGGCTCAACGTCATCCAGTCGTCCGGCGCGGTCGCCACCCAGTCCGTGTTCCACCTCCACGTCCACGTCGTACCGCGCTACACGGGCGACAGGATGCCGCGGCTGTGGCCCGAGGCGGCCGAGACGGACGCGGACCGCCTCGACGACTCGGCCCGGCGCCTGCGCGCGGCACTCGCCATCCCGCGAAACCCTGCCCTCCGGCACGCATCCCTACAGCACGAATCCCTACAGCACGAATAG
- a CDS encoding pirin family protein yields the protein MSNLDREAVPSLCGGRGFVVAEPVRELLSPRRVRLGESTEVRRLLPNLGRRMVGAWCFVDHYGPDDIADEPGMQVPPHPHMGLQTVSWLHDGEVLHRDSTGSLQTIRPRELGLMTSGRAISHSEESPRPHARFLHGAQLWVALPDSDRHTAPHFEHHADLPQVTAPGLTATLLLGTLDGSTSPGTTYTPIVGADLALSRGADVRLPLDRDFEYAVLAMSGETHVDGVPVLPGSMLYLGCGRTELSLRAESEAGLMLLGGEPFEEELVMWWNFVGRTHEEIATARHDWTETTRFGEVQGYDGAPLRAPELPPGALKARGRVR from the coding sequence ATGAGCAATCTTGATCGCGAAGCGGTCCCCTCCCTGTGCGGCGGCCGGGGCTTCGTCGTCGCGGAGCCGGTACGGGAACTCCTCAGTCCGCGGCGGGTCAGACTCGGCGAGTCCACCGAGGTCCGTCGCCTGCTGCCGAACCTCGGGCGCCGCATGGTCGGAGCCTGGTGCTTCGTCGATCACTACGGCCCCGACGACATCGCCGACGAGCCCGGCATGCAGGTCCCGCCCCACCCGCACATGGGCCTGCAGACCGTCAGCTGGCTGCACGACGGCGAGGTGCTGCACCGCGACTCCACCGGCAGCCTGCAGACCATCCGCCCCCGCGAGCTGGGCCTCATGACCTCGGGCCGTGCGATCTCCCACTCCGAGGAGAGCCCCCGCCCGCACGCCCGCTTCCTGCACGGAGCCCAGCTGTGGGTGGCCCTGCCCGACAGCGACCGCCACACCGCCCCGCACTTCGAGCATCACGCGGATCTCCCGCAGGTCACGGCCCCGGGCCTGACCGCGACGCTCCTCCTCGGCACCCTGGACGGCTCGACGTCACCCGGTACGACGTACACCCCCATCGTGGGCGCGGACCTCGCCCTCTCCCGCGGCGCGGACGTACGCCTCCCGCTGGACCGGGACTTCGAGTACGCGGTCCTGGCCATGTCCGGCGAGACGCACGTCGACGGGGTCCCCGTTCTCCCCGGCTCGATGCTCTACCTGGGCTGCGGCCGCACGGAACTCTCCCTGCGCGCGGAGTCGGAGGCGGGCCTGATGCTCCTGGGCGGAGAGCCGTTCGAGGAGGAACTCGTCATGTGGTGGAACTTCGTCGGCCGTACCCACGAGGAGATCGCGACGGCCCGCCACGACTGGACGGAGACCACCCGCTTCGGCGAGGTGCAGGGCTACGACGGCGCACCGCTGCGGGCGCCCGAGCTGCCGCCGGGGGCGCTGAAGGCGCGGGGGAGGGTGCGCTGA
- a CDS encoding TIR domain-containing protein, with protein sequence MSPSRRPPRELPRINNLPPLPAPFVGRDEEIADAHRLLMDHRAVLVHDPEGRPHGYGTSQLAISYAHLFTQHYELMWVFDCAREPDPVRLAGRVAEETERLRERFERDLGRPLDGPTAADWLYIFDNAADPDGLRQHFPEGNARVLVTSRGTGSWQQDARLLVGPLAGTDVVRLLMENMGLDNRQAARLADMFDGHPRQIVRAGEAVLSGKVTVEQVATVTEIARMVPPPPARPEPSPSLPPPRRADVLDTARTSLRSSLLRATVCENTGSYLRWMEALRSRPTATVLPKTASVGVELLSMAERVDLLLDTVFEQEDPGFVRALADTVSEAAEAAGTGRQMADSVRGLAGELAELWHGTLRTAGQASSAGRAGAAEPAEASSCFFFTSWHNREVDFDEALRFHNLLEKRVTAKLGGRVTKSGFFDKLMQHGATWEPKMIEAIRTTRLMVPLITEGYFQRDWCRREWAVMVQRMANLNAVPGQEPIAIMPVFWIRPLSDWQMPADFAPYQYWVHSGGKPEYEGDVFDLVADNKERELNNYVSTLAQSMVAQASTQLPHLDRDLVKKLPLAFRDVAGPGPIVRP encoded by the coding sequence GTGAGCCCGTCACGTCGTCCGCCCCGGGAGCTGCCGCGGATCAACAACCTCCCACCGCTGCCGGCCCCGTTCGTCGGCAGGGACGAGGAGATCGCGGACGCGCACCGGCTGCTCATGGACCACCGCGCCGTGCTGGTACACGACCCGGAGGGCCGTCCGCACGGGTACGGGACATCGCAGCTCGCCATCTCCTACGCCCATCTCTTCACCCAGCACTACGAACTGATGTGGGTCTTCGACTGCGCCAGGGAACCGGACCCGGTCCGGCTCGCCGGGCGGGTGGCGGAGGAGACGGAGCGGCTGCGCGAGCGGTTCGAGCGGGATCTGGGGCGGCCGCTCGACGGTCCGACGGCGGCCGACTGGCTCTACATCTTCGACAACGCGGCGGACCCGGACGGGCTGCGGCAGCATTTCCCGGAGGGCAACGCGCGCGTTCTGGTCACGTCGCGCGGGACCGGGTCGTGGCAGCAGGACGCCCGGCTGCTGGTGGGGCCGCTGGCCGGTACCGACGTGGTCCGGCTCCTCATGGAGAACATGGGTCTCGACAATCGGCAGGCCGCACGGCTCGCCGACATGTTCGACGGGCATCCGCGCCAGATCGTGCGCGCCGGCGAAGCGGTCCTGTCGGGCAAGGTCACCGTGGAACAGGTCGCCACCGTCACGGAGATAGCCCGCATGGTTCCCCCGCCGCCCGCGCGCCCGGAACCGTCCCCCTCGCTCCCCCCGCCACGGCGGGCCGACGTGCTCGACACGGCGCGCACGAGCCTGCGGTCCAGCCTGTTGCGCGCGACGGTGTGCGAGAACACCGGCAGTTACCTGCGCTGGATGGAGGCCCTGCGGTCGCGGCCGACGGCGACCGTGCTGCCCAAGACGGCGTCCGTGGGCGTGGAACTCCTGTCCATGGCCGAGCGCGTCGACCTGCTGCTCGACACCGTGTTCGAGCAGGAGGATCCGGGATTCGTCCGGGCGCTGGCCGACACGGTGTCGGAGGCGGCCGAGGCGGCGGGGACCGGCCGTCAGATGGCGGACAGCGTACGAGGTCTCGCCGGGGAGCTGGCGGAGCTCTGGCACGGGACGCTGCGGACGGCGGGGCAGGCGTCGTCGGCGGGGCGGGCCGGGGCTGCGGAGCCGGCCGAGGCGTCGTCCTGCTTCTTCTTCACCAGCTGGCACAACCGGGAGGTCGACTTCGACGAGGCGCTCAGGTTCCACAATCTGCTGGAGAAGCGGGTGACGGCGAAGCTCGGCGGGCGGGTGACGAAGTCCGGCTTCTTCGACAAGCTCATGCAGCACGGGGCGACGTGGGAGCCGAAGATGATCGAGGCGATCCGCACGACGCGACTGATGGTCCCCCTGATCACGGAGGGGTACTTCCAGCGGGACTGGTGCCGGCGCGAGTGGGCCGTCATGGTGCAGCGGATGGCGAACCTCAACGCGGTCCCGGGCCAGGAGCCCATCGCCATCATGCCGGTGTTCTGGATCAGGCCTCTCTCGGACTGGCAGATGCCGGCCGACTTCGCGCCGTACCAGTACTGGGTCCATTCGGGGGGCAAGCCGGAGTACGAGGGGGACGTCTTCGATCTGGTGGCGGACAACAAGGAGCGGGAGCTGAACAACTACGTGTCCACGCTCGCGCAGTCCATGGTCGCCCAGGCGAGTACCCAACTGCCGCACCTGGACAGGGACCTGGTGAAGAAGCTGCCGCTGGCGTTCAGGGACGTCGCCGGGCCGGGGCCTATCGTTCGTCCATGA
- a CDS encoding MFS transporter, giving the protein MTSLNTTTAATHPSGGDGPPGPSPSVRWLAVAAVTSGIFSIVTTEILPIGLLDEIGSDFGVSDGTAGLMMTMPGLLAALCAPLATAATARVDRRLMLCLFTTLLLVANLLVAAAPGYWLVLVSRVLVGVVIGGFWSIAIGLAERLVPAESVGRATAVIFSAVPLGSVLGVPAGTFIGNTAGWRTAFVVMSAFTLAVLILIVLVMPPLPPTGTTDLRALAGLLKRVNTRFALLLTFLVVLAHFGTYTYVIPFLHDVTGAGPHLTTAALLAYGAAGIAGNFLAGATIARHPRAVFGTVAAVIAAVTLLLPVAGRDPVAALALLIVWGLAYGAVPLCSQTWFVKAAPAAPEAASVLFTASFQATLSLGALTGGAVLDRTSPSAVMVCGSVVATLTVLAVLRAAAVPPAGRTD; this is encoded by the coding sequence ATGACCTCGCTGAACACCACGACCGCAGCCACCCACCCCTCCGGAGGAGACGGACCGCCGGGCCCGTCTCCCTCGGTGCGGTGGCTCGCGGTGGCCGCCGTGACCTCGGGGATCTTCTCCATCGTCACGACGGAGATCCTGCCCATCGGGCTCCTCGACGAGATCGGGTCCGATTTCGGGGTCTCCGACGGCACCGCCGGGCTCATGATGACCATGCCGGGTCTCCTCGCCGCCCTCTGCGCGCCCCTGGCCACCGCGGCGACGGCGCGCGTCGACCGCCGCCTGATGCTGTGTCTGTTCACGACCCTGCTGCTCGTCGCGAACCTGCTGGTCGCGGCGGCGCCCGGCTACTGGCTCGTGCTGGTGTCCCGCGTCCTCGTCGGCGTGGTCATCGGCGGGTTCTGGTCCATCGCCATCGGCCTGGCCGAACGCCTCGTGCCGGCCGAGTCGGTCGGGCGCGCCACGGCGGTGATCTTCTCCGCCGTGCCGCTCGGCTCCGTACTGGGCGTACCGGCCGGCACGTTCATCGGAAACACCGCCGGCTGGCGCACCGCCTTCGTCGTGATGAGCGCCTTCACCCTTGCCGTCCTGATCCTGATCGTCCTCGTCATGCCGCCCCTGCCGCCCACCGGGACGACCGACCTGCGGGCACTGGCCGGGCTGTTGAAGCGGGTGAACACCCGCTTCGCCCTGCTGCTGACGTTCTTGGTGGTGCTCGCGCACTTCGGGACCTACACCTACGTCATCCCCTTCCTGCACGATGTCACGGGCGCGGGACCCCACCTGACGACGGCCGCACTCCTGGCCTACGGCGCCGCGGGAATCGCGGGCAACTTCCTCGCCGGGGCGACGATCGCTCGTCACCCCCGAGCCGTCTTCGGGACCGTCGCCGCGGTGATCGCGGCCGTGACCCTGCTGCTGCCCGTCGCGGGGCGCGATCCGGTCGCGGCGCTGGCACTGCTCATCGTCTGGGGCCTGGCCTACGGCGCCGTACCCCTCTGTTCCCAGACGTGGTTCGTCAAGGCGGCCCCGGCCGCGCCGGAAGCGGCATCGGTCCTGTTCACCGCGTCCTTCCAGGCGACCCTTTCCCTCGGCGCGCTGACCGGAGGCGCCGTCCTGGACCGGACCTCACCCTCCGCGGTGATGGTGTGCGGCAGCGTCGTCGCGACACTCACGGTCCTGGCCGTCCTCCGTGCTGCCGCAGTTCCTCCGGCCGGGCGCACTGACTAA
- a CDS encoding TolB family protein — protein sequence MGALTAVLPGVASADAASGARDSSGSSVGVGVERISVAADGTQLDGDSAGGAITTDGGRTVFTSSATNLTPGNAAGSERVYLRDEPSGQIKHVGSYPIDAPVISGNGEYSAYWVLLFRDTKVKLAQWTAGSSIGLNCDALNCSQPSVSGDGRYVANVATIGRPSTSQRIDVWDWQAGTKQELAWFAHTAPSRPSISGDGRFVAYQDGKTKDVFLWDGDHGSISGPIEGPAKEAEIVQVSEDGSKVVYLSGADTYVHDVSSGTARRIPDVKGLAIDPTGNHLLYAPNDPTGPSLVLRDLRTDTDKTVSDRPASAEVDAVSADGHDVVFTSTADDIVPGDTNGKSDVFVRRFA from the coding sequence ATGGGTGCGCTCACCGCGGTGCTGCCCGGAGTCGCCTCGGCCGATGCGGCGAGCGGCGCGCGTGACAGCAGTGGCAGCAGTGTCGGAGTCGGTGTCGAGAGGATCAGTGTCGCCGCCGACGGCACTCAGCTGGACGGCGATTCCGCCGGTGGCGCGATCACGACCGACGGAGGCCGCACCGTCTTCACGTCGTCGGCGACCAACCTGACGCCCGGCAACGCCGCGGGCAGCGAGCGGGTGTACCTGCGCGACGAGCCGTCGGGGCAGATCAAGCACGTGGGCAGCTACCCCATCGACGCACCGGTGATCAGCGGCAACGGCGAATACTCCGCGTACTGGGTGCTGCTGTTCAGGGACACCAAGGTCAAGCTGGCCCAGTGGACCGCGGGCAGCTCGATCGGCCTCAACTGCGATGCCCTCAACTGCAGTCAGCCGTCGGTGAGCGGCGACGGCCGCTACGTCGCCAACGTCGCCACCATCGGCCGGCCGTCGACCAGCCAGCGCATCGACGTGTGGGACTGGCAGGCCGGCACCAAGCAGGAACTCGCCTGGTTCGCCCACACCGCGCCGTCCCGGCCGTCCATCAGCGGCGACGGCCGCTTCGTCGCCTACCAGGACGGCAAGACCAAGGACGTCTTCCTGTGGGACGGGGACCACGGCTCCATCTCCGGGCCGATCGAGGGCCCGGCCAAGGAGGCGGAGATCGTCCAGGTCAGCGAGGATGGCAGCAAGGTCGTCTACCTCTCGGGCGCCGACACGTACGTCCACGACGTGAGCTCGGGCACGGCCCGGCGCATCCCGGACGTCAAGGGCCTGGCCATCGACCCCACCGGCAACCATCTGCTGTACGCCCCGAACGACCCGACCGGACCGTCGCTCGTGCTGCGCGACCTGCGGACGGACACCGACAAGACCGTCTCGGACCGGCCCGCCTCGGCAGAGGTCGACGCGGTCAGCGCCGACGGGCACGACGTGGTCTTCACGTCCACGGCCGACGACATCGTGCCGGGTGACACCAACGGCAAGTCGGACGTGTTCGTACGCCGCTTCGCCTGA
- a CDS encoding PucR family transcriptional regulator, translated as MSHAIQRVSELALDETTVTALRARLRTTADEIVQAIIDEVPPYANALSGKMGATIRRAVRTALGHYLDLASGNATGGDAGDAAYELGRGEVRDGRSMDALLGAYRVGARVAWRCLAAGAVPAGLPAAEVAKFAELTFAYIDELSAASAAGHADELAARGRAHELHLEHLARDLLAGATPDVLLSSAQRAGWQPPVSLTAVLLPAAQARPAYRTLDPSTLVLDDLPDATGVLFVPDADRSRLLRQLTERTAVVGPARPWTRASASYARAVRARSLSPDIRDTEDHLSELVLSADTEAFADLRARALAPLRALPDATARRLEETLRAWLLHQGRRDEVAAALFVHPQTVRYRMSQLRELFPDLGSPQRVLELTLAVGLRSG; from the coding sequence GTGAGCCATGCAATCCAGAGGGTCAGCGAGCTGGCCCTGGACGAGACGACAGTCACCGCGCTGCGGGCCAGGTTGCGGACCACCGCCGACGAGATCGTTCAGGCGATCATCGACGAGGTCCCGCCCTACGCCAACGCCCTCTCGGGCAAGATGGGCGCCACCATCCGCCGAGCCGTCCGCACCGCCCTGGGGCACTACCTGGACCTCGCGAGCGGGAACGCCACGGGCGGCGACGCCGGTGACGCCGCCTACGAGCTGGGCCGCGGCGAGGTGCGCGACGGCCGCTCGATGGACGCCCTGCTCGGTGCCTACCGCGTCGGCGCCCGCGTGGCCTGGCGATGCCTGGCGGCGGGCGCCGTACCGGCCGGTCTGCCCGCCGCCGAGGTCGCCAAGTTCGCCGAGCTGACCTTCGCCTACATCGACGAGCTCTCCGCCGCGAGCGCCGCGGGCCACGCCGACGAACTGGCCGCCCGGGGCCGGGCCCACGAGCTCCACCTGGAACACCTGGCCCGCGACCTCCTCGCCGGCGCGACCCCGGACGTGCTCCTCTCCTCCGCGCAGCGGGCCGGGTGGCAGCCACCGGTTTCCCTGACCGCGGTCCTCCTGCCCGCCGCCCAGGCCCGGCCCGCCTACCGCACGCTCGACCCGAGCACCCTCGTCCTCGACGATCTGCCGGACGCCACCGGTGTGCTGTTCGTCCCCGATGCCGACCGGTCCCGTCTCCTGCGGCAGCTGACCGAGCGCACCGCCGTCGTCGGCCCGGCCCGGCCATGGACGCGGGCGTCCGCCTCGTACGCACGGGCCGTACGCGCACGCTCCCTCTCCCCCGACATCCGCGACACCGAGGACCACCTGTCCGAGCTGGTGCTGAGCGCCGACACGGAGGCGTTCGCGGACCTGCGCGCCCGAGCCCTCGCACCGTTGCGGGCCCTGCCCGACGCGACCGCGCGGCGGCTGGAGGAGACGTTGCGGGCGTGGCTGCTGCACCAGGGGAGGCGGGACGAGGTGGCGGCGGCGCTGTTCGTCCACCCTCAGACGGTCCGGTACCGGATGTCGCAGCTGCGGGAGCTGTTCCCGGATCTCGGGTCGCCGCAGCGTGTCCTCGAACTGACGCTGGCGGTCGGTCTTCGGTCCGGCTGA
- a CDS encoding tetratricopeptide repeat protein — MTYYEHGTAAERWERAQLFFDAKEYATAARILDALVDEAPEQVAPRLLLARAYYHSAQLGRAESALREVIELDPVEAYARLMLGRTLQRQNRPDDAASHLRMAAALNGDFAEV, encoded by the coding sequence ATGACCTACTACGAGCACGGAACCGCGGCCGAGCGCTGGGAGCGCGCACAGCTCTTCTTCGACGCCAAGGAGTACGCCACGGCGGCCCGCATCCTCGACGCCCTGGTCGACGAGGCCCCGGAGCAGGTGGCCCCGCGTCTGCTGCTCGCCCGCGCGTACTACCACTCCGCCCAACTGGGGCGCGCCGAGAGCGCGTTGCGCGAGGTGATCGAGCTCGACCCGGTCGAGGCCTACGCCCGGCTCATGCTCGGACGCACCCTGCAGCGGCAGAACCGCCCCGACGACGCGGCGTCCCACCTGCGCATGGCGGCCGCGCTGAACGGGGACTTCGCGGAGGTATGA
- a CDS encoding EF-hand domain-containing protein: protein MAQTSIEQKFTTLFAWFDRNGDGSLTRDDFQAFGEVFAAVAPREEEKSALREAFVLWWDVLGEAGAPDAQGRIGPDRFITAMRTHIAADAKTVERLVMPIIDALMRALDTDGSGTLTADEYVRMYDALGIDPATSGAAFQRLDRNGSGTITHDEFRTAIEEFYLSTDTEAPGNWLLGSPLPQG, encoded by the coding sequence ATGGCGCAGACCAGCATCGAGCAGAAGTTCACCACCCTGTTCGCTTGGTTCGACCGCAACGGCGACGGCTCGCTGACCCGGGACGACTTCCAGGCGTTCGGCGAGGTGTTCGCCGCGGTGGCGCCACGGGAGGAGGAGAAGAGCGCGCTGCGCGAGGCGTTCGTGCTCTGGTGGGACGTCCTGGGCGAGGCCGGTGCGCCCGACGCGCAGGGCCGCATCGGGCCCGACCGGTTCATCACCGCCATGCGGACCCACATCGCCGCCGACGCCAAGACCGTCGAACGCCTGGTGATGCCCATCATCGACGCCCTCATGCGGGCCCTGGACACCGACGGGAGCGGCACCCTCACCGCTGACGAATACGTCCGCATGTACGACGCGCTCGGCATCGACCCGGCCACCTCCGGTGCCGCCTTCCAGCGCCTGGACCGCAACGGGAGCGGCACCATCACCCACGACGAGTTCCGCACCGCCATCGAGGAGTTCTACCTCAGCACCGACACGGAGGCCCCCGGCAACTGGCTGCTCGGTTCGCCGCTGCCGCAGGGGTGA
- a CDS encoding fatty acid desaturase family protein, whose translation MTAIDPTAHLTAEQIEELGRELDAIRDEVIAGRGEKDAAYIRKVISAQRKLELVSRGVLLFSIFPPAWLLGTAGLSVAKIMDNMEIGHNVLHGQWDWMRDPKIHSTTWEWDHVSPSDQWKHSHNELHHTYTNVIGKDNDLGYGIMRVDEDQKWHPMHLGQPLWNFINACFFEYGIAAYDLELGKNLSKRRRKNPEFRARAKAVGRKIRKQVLKDYVIHPLLSGPSFLPTLGATFTANLVRNIWSHSVIMCGHFPEGVQVFERRSIKGETRGQWYLRQMMGSANISGSKAMHFMTGNLSHQIEHHLFPDLPSNRYAEVAVKVRALFEKYELEYVTGPLPKQVFSAWRKVFRLSLPNKKPGVRTPDRERELVAA comes from the coding sequence TTGACCGCCATCGACCCCACCGCCCATCTGACCGCGGAGCAGATCGAGGAGCTCGGCCGCGAGCTGGACGCGATCCGCGACGAGGTGATCGCAGGACGCGGCGAGAAGGACGCCGCCTACATCCGAAAGGTGATCTCGGCGCAGCGCAAGCTGGAGCTGGTCAGCCGGGGTGTGCTGCTGTTCTCGATCTTCCCGCCCGCGTGGCTGCTCGGCACCGCGGGTCTGTCCGTGGCGAAGATCATGGACAACATGGAGATCGGCCACAACGTCCTGCACGGCCAGTGGGACTGGATGCGGGACCCGAAGATCCACTCCACCACCTGGGAGTGGGACCACGTCTCGCCGTCCGACCAGTGGAAGCACTCCCACAACGAGCTGCACCACACGTACACCAACGTGATCGGCAAGGACAACGACCTCGGCTACGGCATCATGCGCGTCGACGAGGACCAGAAGTGGCACCCGATGCACCTCGGCCAGCCGCTGTGGAACTTCATCAACGCCTGCTTCTTCGAGTACGGCATCGCGGCGTACGACCTGGAGCTCGGCAAGAACCTGAGCAAGCGCCGCCGCAAGAACCCGGAGTTCCGCGCGCGGGCCAAGGCCGTGGGCCGCAAGATCCGCAAGCAGGTGCTCAAGGACTACGTGATCCACCCGCTCCTTTCGGGCCCGTCGTTCCTCCCCACGCTCGGCGCCACGTTCACCGCGAACCTGGTCCGCAACATCTGGTCCCACTCGGTGATCATGTGCGGGCACTTCCCCGAGGGCGTGCAGGTCTTCGAGCGCCGGTCGATCAAGGGCGAGACGCGCGGCCAGTGGTACCTGCGCCAGATGATGGGCTCGGCGAACATCAGCGGCAGCAAGGCCATGCACTTCATGACCGGCAACCTGTCGCACCAGATCGAGCACCACCTGTTCCCGGACCTGCCGAGCAACCGGTACGCCGAGGTCGCGGTGAAGGTGCGCGCACTGTTCGAGAAGTACGAGCTGGAGTACGTCACAGGACCGCTCCCCAAGCAGGTGTTCTCCGCTTGGCGCAAGGTCTTCCGCCTCTCCCTGCCGAACAAGAAGCCCGGCGTCAGGACGCCGGACCGCGAGCGGGAACTCGTCGCGGCCTGA